aataaccCTAAATAACTACTAAAATGTCTAAAATATGGGTAAATTATGACTAaaataaaggtaaaataaccCTAAAATGCCTAAATTAACCCTAAAATAACCCTAAAATAGAGctaaaaatagtaaattgaGAGAATATTATATGAGTAGTAATTTCCGTTTGTGGTATTTGAGTTTGTGTAATTCACTGTTGATTAGTACAATTTCATTATTGACACTTGTTAATCTTTTCCGTTCCTCGTCACTTAACCTTCTCCTCCTCGATAACTCCTCCAATTTCAGCCTCAACTTCATATTTCTCGCCAACTCAGACTCCAACTCCTCCACCTCCTCATCCTCCCAGTGGGATTTGTTATACTTTAGAATTTCATTGGACATTTCCCTTGCAGGCTCTGTTACCACAGAATTGCCAATCTCCCAACTCACATTCTTCATATCCCAACCCACATCCTCCATTctctaataataattaagcTGGGTAAAAATTACGTCGGAGTTGATCTGTGTGAGTTTGTGTGTTAGCTCCGATtcaaaattgttatttgaTTGTAATCTTTGCTCAAGTACCAACGACTCAACTAAACGCCCAAACTCGTCCAACGTGCAGCCACACTGCATTTTGTCCTCCTACAAATTAACTCAGTGAAAAGGTAAATAGTTGACTAAACAGAGTAAAAGATACGTGGGAATCGGCTTTCGCGTTTTTGATGAACTTTTGTACTGTTTTATTCTTGTCATCAATGCCAACTTGTGACAGCAATTCCACAGCGTCAGATCTTCTAAATCCAGTCTCTACaccattattatactaattacattattatactctttacattattatactctttacattattattacgTGGTGAATAGTAAGAGTACCTTTACTGTGTTCTATGTGGAAGAAATAAGTAACAAGTCCCGTGTTTAAATCGGGGGACAGCGAATTGCTGTAACGTGAGTTGAGAAAGGCTTTGTGTTTCTGGGATAGTTTGTTACCGTAGAACAACGAGTCCCAATTCACACTCAACTTCATCCTCGTACGCTCCACGTCCATTTCTACAccaattattattaactatgggtaaaataagctaaaataagggtaaaataagggtaATTAAGGCTAAAATACAGctaaaataagcctaaatTACTACTAAAATAACCCTAAAATACTACTAAAATAACCCTAAAAATGGCAAAATAACCCTAAAATACTCTAAATATGCCCTAAAATACTCTAAATATGCCCTAAAATACTCTAAATATGCCTAAATTACTACTAAAATAGCCTAAATGGTACTAAAATAGCCTAAATGGTACTAAAATATGCCTAAATTACTACTAAAATAGCCTAAATTACTACTAAAATAGCCTAAATTACTACTAAAATAGCCTAAATAAGCCTAATTAAGTCTAAATTACTACTAAAATAAGCTTAAAATATGCCCTAACAATGCCCTAAAATAGCTAAAATTAAGCTAAAATAACCCTAaaataagagtaaaataagagtaaaataagaGTAATTTAGAGTAAAATAGGAGTAAAATAGGAGTAaaataagagtaaaatagGAGTAAAAAAGTGGTAAATAGTGTAGTTGATACGGTTGGAGAAGAAGGTGTAGGAGAGGTAGGAGGAGCCGAGGACGAAGGTTACGATTGAAATCACCTTCAGCTGCCATAAAAAGGTTCTCTTATCCGTACCCGGGGTGTCAGATGTACCAGTGGTGTCAGTAGCATCAGTAGTGTCAGGGGTAGAGTTGTTGGCGACTCCGGAACCGCTGCTGGCTGTGGATTTACTGTGGAATCTGCGGTTTCTCAAGAAAAaagagttaaaatttttagagtTGATGACGGAAGTTAAAATCCGTTTATTTACCCTCAGCAAATACAtattctacacatttttacacataatttattatattttacattaatttacggaatttagagaatttacggaatttacaaattttacgGAATTTGCCAAATATTGTCAGAAGTTATGAAGTGACTCCCCCttgaaaattaataatttatttatttcaattataatttaaaattaatattttaaaatttattaacaatttattaattattaattggTTGATTGGTTGAAAATTGGTCTGATGTTATGTGTGAGTGGCGATGAGTGTTTTGGGCTTTGACGACACGAATTACACCATGAGTGATCACTACTCTCACACCGAAGACTCCACACTTAACTTCTTCGAAATTCCACACTCCCAAATCGCAAACTCTCTCTTCAACGTATTTTTCCTATTCCTCCCCTTTAAtctattttaatttagttaatttatttatttagttaattatttaattggttagttaattagttgATTGATTGGTTGGATGATGATTGGTGGATTAGATGTCGAATTATGCTGAGTTGGAGGTACGGAATTTACACCCAAATGACATCAAGCTAATGCGTAAAGCCTTTAAATCCTTTACCTTACAATATTACGTATCTAAtcactaattaactatgttaactatgtaaataagataactatgtaaataagataactatgtaaataagataactatgtaaataagataactatgtaaataagataactatgtaaataagataactatgtaaataagttgactatgtaaataagttgactatgtaaatatgtTGACAATGTGGATGGTGTAGGATTTGGTGAGGGAATCGATAATGGAGACGTTGTCGTTGATGTTGAGCAGGAAACATTACAATCAGTTGGTCTACAAATCCTTTCTCATCGCTCACAAGTATTCTACAACTCTACTCTGTCACTTATTACTACTGTTGCTTAACTTCtactatagttaaatattactactGTCACTTATTACTACTGTTACTTATTACTACTGTCAACTATTACTACTGTCACTTATATGGTTACTTATTACTACTGTTAAATACTGTAATACTACTATAGTTACTTAACTACTACTATAGATAAATGCTATTATAGATAAATGctattatagttaaatgctactatagttaaatgctactatactattactgtagttaattattactgtagttaattattactgtagttaattattactgtagttaattattactatactattactatggttaattattactgtagttaattattactatggttaattattactatggttaattattactacagttaattattactatggttaattattactacaGTTACTTATTACTACAGTTACTTATAtggttaattattactatggttaattattactactGTTAATTAACTACTATGGTCAACTATTACTACTGTTAATTAACTACTATGGTCAACTATTACTAtggttaaatattactacAGTTACTTATACAGTTAACTATATGGTTacttattactatagttgAATATTAGTACAGTTAACTATAtggttaaatattactatgGTAAATAATATGGTAAATTGTGTGAGAATATGGTTAGGAGGATTAGGTTGAGTGAGATGATGGATGAGGCTGAGATATTTGGGATGCGGGAGTTGTTGTATCAGTGGCGTTTACACACACTAAACCGGACTACCATGCGGGAGAATGAAGTTAAGGCCAAGCTGTTCCACCAGACCCTGATCAACTCAAAGTATTTCAAGCTCTTCCAACAACTTCTAACACTCAGGACCAACAAGATTCTCAAAGTAATTTTCAACCcctttaattatttatactgtaataatattgtgaTAAGTAGTGTAATTATGGTGTAATAAGTAGTGTGATAATAGTGTGATGATGTTTGTAGTTGATGCGTGTGGTGTGTTTGATGGAGAAGAATGTGGTGAATAACGTGTTGAGGCCGTGGAGTAGCCTGAgtaaaaagtataaaagATTACAACTCTGCAAAGAAGATATCAACAACAATTATAACAAGTAACCACacagttatatagtttGCCCAGTTAGTAGTAGATATAATaccttaactatacccctagagggagataattaattatataccccaagagggagctatcttactatacccctagagggagctgtttaactatatacccctagagggagctacttaattatgtacccctagagggagctacttaactactataCCTAGAATACCTAGAATTAtgtacccctagagggagctacttaactactataCCTAGAATACCTAGAATTAtgtacccctagagggagctacttaactactataCCTAGAATACCTAGAATTAtgtacccctagagggagctacttaactactataCCTAGAATACCTAGAATTAtgtacccctagagggagctacttaactactataCCTAGAATACCTAGAATTAtgtacccctagagggagctgcttaactatataccccaagagggagctatttaactatatgcctagaattatatacatgGTACTGATGATTGTTGTAGGTATTTGAAGTGTATGGTGTTGAATGGTATGTGTAAGGTGTATAATAGAAGAATTGGTGTTTACTTACTCGACGTTTTCATCGTCAAACGCTCCAAATCCAATTTCCTACACTCTCTCACACACTTCTATCATTACTCCCTTAAAGTAacttcttacacattcttacacattcttagttagtttacacatttttagttagtttacacattttacacattcttacacattcttacacattcttagttagtttacacatttttagttagtttacacattcttacacattcttacacatttttagttagtttacacattttacacacattttacacactttacacatttacacactttgtgtcttatttaaatattacggtgtcttatttaattattactgtATGAATGTGTAGTTGGAGGACAAGCTGTGTAAGAGTATGAGGCGTATGAGGATGGAGAAGATATTTGACATTTGGCGATTCGCCTCATTATACAAACTCTCCACTCAATTCTACCACTACAAACTCAAATCCAAATCCCTACACCATTGGTATCACCAATCTATTTACTTATCTCCTGTAATCTACACATTGTATAATGTTGTAGGCGGAGGTACGGTGTGGATAAGAAGTTACTGAGGAAGAAATTTGAGTTATTGAAACGTGAAGTTGATACTAAGCTTTTACAACTTTACTACCACAAACTTACACACTCCTACACCAGCATAAAGTTGAGAAAAAAGTTACTTCACAACTTAGTCACCACCGTAGACATTACCTCCAAGAAAATAACATTACAATTGttatacaataattatAAGAGTAAACTGAGAGAGGATATGAACAAGAGAAAGTGTGAGAGGTATTGTAAGAGTGTGTTGTACCGTAGAGTAATGTCGATACTATCGTCAAACGCCATTAGAAGATGTGAGAAAAGGGATAAACTGACCCTGGCTACGATAAGTTATAAAAGATATTTACTGTCAAATGCTTTTAACGAGttggtaaaattatactCTGAGAGGCTCCGGAGGTATGAAAATTTACTCATAAAGTTTAATAACTTAAGGGATTTAACACTCAAAAAATCCCTATTCAAGGTCTTAAAACAGGCTATTCAAAAGTCACAACATCTTAATCATATACAACGTATGTCCTACAGTTAAATATTCCTAGGGTATAGttaggtaattttaagcTATAGTTAGGTATTCTAagagtatatagttaattagctccctctaggggtatagttaACTAGCTCTCTCTCCCCTAAGAAtagtagctccctctcggggtatataattctaggTATTCTAGGGATATACagttaatttagctccctcttggggtatatcTAAGAGTATATActtaagatagctccctctcggggtatatcTAAGAGTATATActtaagatagctccctctcggggtatatagttaagtattcttggggtataattaagtattcTTGTGGGTTAGATATGCCCTGTACAGTACAAGCTCCGTAACGCATTTATAGAAACATTGTGTCTGAGCTATGAGAAATACCTGAAGAAGACCATCTTCAAGAGAATGGAACACATAATAACAACCAATTCTAACCGTAAAAACGCGCTAGTCAGTGAACTGACCAATTTACTCCTACGCTCCTCTGACCAAAGTATGACGGGGCTTAGGCTATTTGTGACCCCTTTGAAGAGTGAGTTACTAGTGTTCACACTGTATTTATTAACGTTAAATACAAGATTTCACTATACCTACGATTTGTACTATGAACTATCCGACGACGACCTCATCAACTCACTTCtcaacactattaacacgGATCAGCTGACAGAGTTCAGAAAGAACAATAAAGCCTTACTATACCAGTTAACTCTTTCATTTATCTCAACAAATGTAACCACTGGTATGAGTGATATACCACTCCCAGTGTCAGAGCTACTGCAGCAACTCTTCATGCAGCAACTATCCATGCAGCAGCTAAGTAACAATAGTATTACTGAAATATTACGTAAACTACCCGTGTGGAAACTAATAAACCTaagatttttattattgagGAAGCcgaaaatattaaaatccTGGCGGTATTTGACTGCGCAGATGATTACCAGGCGTGTGTGCGACTCGGAGTTTCTGGACAATTTCAGCCAAATCAACGCAATGCTCAGGAAGTCCAACGTCTTCAGCCACTGGTTACAACTTTCTACAGAGTTTAAACATGAGAAATTACGTGTTAAGGAGCAACTCTACACACGGTTCTACGACCACATAAACAGTGTGGTGACTGCTAGAAAATCAGTTccctacacattattatattataattatgtgaTTAGTGAGGGTACGGGAGTGGAATTGGTTGAAAAGGTGAGAAATTGGTACTGGTCGTTTCTAAGGCGGAACCCCCAGGCATCAGCCCCGATCCTCAGAATCCTGTGGTTACGGAGGATATTTACACACTGGCACGCGTACGTCATGGACGACCTCAGCATCAAAAGAGTTGCAAGCGAGTTTTGCAGAATCAGCATCCTCTTTAAatcctttaaaatttggttcAACGCAACAGCATTGAGGAATACCAAACACGAACAAATGTGTCAAAATATTAGACACACCGTTGATATTCTGTTGAAAGAGTGGGTCCTGGTGGGATGGTATAGAATTAGTAAACTAAACACAGTCCTAACCGCCAAGAAATATCAACTCACACACAAACTCTTCAGCCAGTGGCATAATTATACAAGTTATAAATCATTGTTAAACTGTCACCacaacactattaacaaaaggtatttaatatttactaaaataacTTAGTTAATAGTGACAAATATGTTACAGGACGAGTAGGGGATTGTTAATGAAGTATTACAACGTGTGGTATGAGGCGTACGAGTGCAGGATGAGAGAATATTACAACTCCGAGCAGTCGTCACAGTATAATAATCTGAGAATAAAGAGGAGACACTATGCGTATTGGTCTGGGTACTGTAGGAAAAAAGTGCACTTACTACAGTGCCAACGGGAGATTAGAGATAATTACGCCCTAAATCTCAAGAATTATTATCTTACACTTTTGGGCACAATTTGCAAACTCAAGCAGTTACACAATCAAAGCGTTTTGAACAGAAGTTTAACCACGTTTAAACTACTTTTATTCACCAAAAAAATGGGAACTCTGGTGCAAACCACTCTTGAGAATAGTGTAAAGGAGGGTGCCAAACGGTTCCTCAGTACGCTATACCACACGGTGGAAACTCAGAGAAAGCTGGACAATACTATGAGAAATGAGAAGATGTATTTGCTGTTGTATAAATTGAGTAATGTGAAGTTTGATCGGACACTCCGGGGGATCCGGATACTAAACGCCAACGCCTATTATAACATACGGTACAAAATTGTACAAAGGAGACATTATCGCACGGTTTTAGCAAATTGCTACGCACACTGGAAGCTAATCACCACCAAACACGCCTTCTGGCACACGAAACTTTGTCTTCTATCACATACTAATCATATTACTGGTGTGTCAGATGATACTACTGGAGATACTGAGGATACTGAGGATACTGGAGATACTGAGGATACTGATGTGACAGTGGAAATGTGTGAAATTAGGATAAAATATGTGATTCGATGGTGTAGGAGGATGATTGTGTGGTGGAGGAGTGAGTGTGGAGTGTTGCGTGTGGACGGCTCGAGTTTGGGTGAGATTTACGTTTTTGCTAGGACTAATCGGGTGGTAGAGGCGCTGAGAGCGTTACAGGAAAACTGCTTAGCCCTGGATTTACTACGAGTTTGCAGAGTCAGAGTCAGGGACTTTGTAGACGCCAGGGACTTGAAGCTCAAGTCTAAAGTGTTCAAATATCTAAAGGCAGAACTCCTAGAGAATGAGCTCTCACAAATCCTAACTCTACAAGATGCTAATCAATAATATTCACACTATATATAGTAGTAGTAttgtagtatagtattatgtatatatattatatggtattaggtgtctgggtttaagGCTAGTAAATTAGCTGTATACAAAGAGGTGTAATACTGTTTACAGGGTTTAATTATGCTATAAATAACAGtattaaatagtgttaagTGTTTAATAGTACTGAAATgagtgttattttagtgtatagtaaagtatataatatccCCTAGTATACtcctaatactatacaatatatatatatagtatatagtatatatattatatacagtGTATATAACAGTAGTAGAGTAGTATAGTTAAAcagctccctctcggggtatataattaactatagtaaagtagctccctctgggggtatataataagatagctccctctcggggtatatagttaagagtatatagtaaagtagctccctctccctctacccttatattattagctccctctcggggtatatagtatatagtatattaagtagtAATAGGAATGgtaatagtagtaatagtagATAGTATggtatattgtatatatattatatactgtATGACATAGTAGAGTAGTATTTTGGACTAGATTAAGGGTTTAGGCTTGAGTATACCTAAGTATTATTACTACcattttactatacta
The Theileria parva strain Muguga chromosome 3 map unlocalized ctg_530, whole genome shotgun sequence DNA segment above includes these coding regions:
- a CDS encoding putative integral membrane protein; this encodes MYLLRVNKRILTSVINSKNFNSFFLRNRRFHSKSTASSGSGVANNSTPDTTDATDTTGTSDTPGTDKRTFLWQLKVISIVTFVLGSSYLSYTFFSNQMDVERTRMKLSVNWDSLFYGNKLSQKHKAFLNSRYSNSLSPDLNTGLVTYFFHIEHSKETGFRRSDAVELLSQVGIDDKNKTVQKFIKNAKADSHEDKMQCGCTLDEFGRLVESLVLEQRLQSNNNFESELTHKLTQINSDRMEDVGWDMKNVSWEIGNSVVTEPAREMSNEILKYNKSHWEDEEVEELESELARNMKLRLKLEELSRRRRLSDEERKRLTSVNNEIVLINSELHKLKYHKRKLLLI